GGACAGGGACTTCGTCGCTCTCCCTCACGTCTCCCCCTTTCCCTTCTCCCTTCCTCTCGCTCCTCGCTCCTTCGTGCGAATCCTCTTCTTCGGCACCCCCGACTTCGCCACCCCGCCCCTCCGCGCCCTGATCGGCGAAGGGCACGATGTGGTCGCGGTGGTGACGCAGCCTGACCGCCCGCAGGGGCGCTCGCGCTCGACGCTGGTGCCGTCGCCGGTGAAGGTCGTCGCGCTCGAGGAAGGGATCCAGGTGCTGCAGCCGGACCGGCCGCGCGGCGAGGAGTTCATGGCGGCGCTGCGCGCGCTCGAGCCGGACCTCGCGGTGGTGGTCGCCTACGGGCACATCCTCAAGCAGGACCTGATCGACCTTCCGCGCCTCGGCACGCTCAACATCCATGCGTCGCTGTTGCCGCGTTGGCGCGGTGCCGCGCCCATCCAGGCGGCGATGCTCGCCGGGGACGAGGAGACGGGCGTCTGCATCATGCGCATGGTGCTCGCGCTCGACGCGGGGCCGGTGCTCCTCGCGCTCCGCACGCCGATCGACGAGATGGAGACGGCGGGCGAGCTCACCGAGCGGCTCGCGGAGCTGGGCGCCGAGGCGATCGTCGAGGCGGTCACGATGCTCGACCTCGGGGGCGTGGAGGAACAGCCGCAGGACGAGGCCGGCGTCACCTATGCGCCGAAGATCGAGCGCGCCATGGCGCGGATCGACTTCCGGCAGTCGGCCCGTCAGGTCGCGCGCACCATCCACGGGTACGACCCCAAGCCGGGCGCGTGGGGTCTGCTCCGCGGCGGCGAGGTGCGCCTCTTCGGCGCACGCGCGATCGAGGACCGCCAGGGCGACCCGGGCGAGGTCCTCGAGGTCGGCGAGATGGGGATGATCGTCGCTTGCGGGAGCGGGGCGGTGGCGGTGGAGGCGGTCCATCCCGCCGGGAAGCGGCGGATCGCGGCGCTCGACTGGGCGCAGGGGCGAGGCGTCAGCCCCGGGGACCACTGGGAGGCGGCCGACGGTCCAGCCGCCTGACCGTGACTAGATTTCGAGGGTATGCCGCCCTCGCTCTCGATGGTCACTGAGTCCCGCATCGCCGCCGCCGACACCCTGGCCGACCTCCGGCAAGGGGTGCTACTCGACGCCGCGTTCGACCGCCGCGCCAGCGCGCTCGACCCGCGCGACCGTCGGTGGACGCAGGAGCTGGTGTGGGGGATGCTGCGCCGTCGCGGGTGGATCGACCACCTGCTGGCGCCACGCGTGCGCGGGGGCATCGCGCGGCTCGACGGCGACCTCGCCGACCTGCTCCGCCTCGGGGCCTACCAGCTCTTCCACATGGGGAGCGTGCCGCCGTACGCGGCCATCGCGCAGACGGTCGAGCTGGCGAAGCACCGCCACGGCATCGGCGCGAGCAAGCTCGTGAACGCGGTGCTCCGGCGCCTCGACCGCGAACGCGGCGACGCGCTCGAGCCGGCGCTGCCGTCCGACCCGGTGGAGGCGCTCGCGATCGAGGGCTCGCATCCGCGCTGGCTCGTCGCGCGCTGGGTGGCGCGCTGGGGGGCCGACGAGACGCGCGCGCTCCTCGAGGCGAACAACCGCGAGGCGCCGCTCATCGTGCGGCCCTGGGGCGTGGTGCGCGAGCAGCTCGAGGCGATGCTCGAGACCTCGGGCGTGGAGGTGACCGACGCGCCGCTCGTCGCCGACTCGATGCAGCTCGCGCCGGGCACCGTGCTCACCTCGCTCGGTGCGTTCCAGCAGGGCCGCTGCTTCGTGCAGGACCCGGCGGCGACGCTCGTGACCCAGTACGCGGCGATCCCCGCGGGGGCCAAGGTCGCCGACCTCTGCGCCGCTCCGGGCGGCAAGACGGTCGAACTCGCGCGCACCGCGAGCTACGTGACCGCCGCCGACTCGAGCGAGGCGCGGCTCGTGCGATTGCAGGAGACGATCGACCGTCTCGAACTCGACCATGTGACGGCGGTCGTGAGCGACGCGCGTGACGCGGCGCAGCTCGGCACCTTCGACGCGGTGCTCGTTGACGCGCCCTGCACCGGCACCGGCACCTTCCGGCGGCACCCCGACGCGCGCTGGCGGCTCCGCACCTCCGACCTCGCCGTGATGGGCGCGACGCAGCGCGCGGTGCTGCGCGCGGCGGCGCAGGCGGTCGCGCCGGGCGGCCTGCTCATCTACTCCACCTGCTCGCTCGAGCCGGAGGA
This window of the Gemmatimonadota bacterium genome carries:
- the rsmB gene encoding 16S rRNA (cytosine(967)-C(5))-methyltransferase RsmB: MPPSLSMVTESRIAAADTLADLRQGVLLDAAFDRRASALDPRDRRWTQELVWGMLRRRGWIDHLLAPRVRGGIARLDGDLADLLRLGAYQLFHMGSVPPYAAIAQTVELAKHRHGIGASKLVNAVLRRLDRERGDALEPALPSDPVEALAIEGSHPRWLVARWVARWGADETRALLEANNREAPLIVRPWGVVREQLEAMLETSGVEVTDAPLVADSMQLAPGTVLTSLGAFQQGRCFVQDPAATLVTQYAAIPAGAKVADLCAAPGGKTVELARTASYVTAADSSEARLVRLQETIDRLELDHVTAVVSDARDAAQLGTFDAVLVDAPCTGTGTFRRHPDARWRLRTSDLAVMGATQRAVLRAAAQAVAPGGLLIYSTCSLEPEENDAQVESFLADNPGWTLEPPPEGAVPATVLDAGRLRVLPQRHGTDGSFAARLRRGAL
- a CDS encoding methionyl-tRNA formyltransferase, which produces MRILFFGTPDFATPPLRALIGEGHDVVAVVTQPDRPQGRSRSTLVPSPVKVVALEEGIQVLQPDRPRGEEFMAALRALEPDLAVVVAYGHILKQDLIDLPRLGTLNIHASLLPRWRGAAPIQAAMLAGDEETGVCIMRMVLALDAGPVLLALRTPIDEMETAGELTERLAELGAEAIVEAVTMLDLGGVEEQPQDEAGVTYAPKIERAMARIDFRQSARQVARTIHGYDPKPGAWGLLRGGEVRLFGARAIEDRQGDPGEVLEVGEMGMIVACGSGAVAVEAVHPAGKRRIAALDWAQGRGVSPGDHWEAADGPAA